The following proteins are encoded in a genomic region of Acetobacter oryzoeni:
- a CDS encoding arginyltransferase, whose protein sequence is MTSSQDRPHFFYTAPPGACPYLPNRIERKILVDLATPEANFLHSRLSHAGFRRSHTLAYAPICDGCSACIPIRLPVRRLTPNRTQKRAVRRNADLTRSLLPPTATDEQYALFRRYLDSRHSDGEMAGMSMHDYRIMVEETPVDTRLIEFRTPDSTLMAASLIDVLEDGLSAVYSFYEPDCPQRSLGSFAILSLAELAVQMELPYLYLGYWVPGSPKMAYKERFQPAEILRHGTWQKLDLNQPPQTERAHPFPEGPLF, encoded by the coding sequence ATGACGTCATCGCAAGACAGGCCACACTTCTTCTATACCGCTCCCCCCGGTGCCTGTCCGTATCTGCCCAACCGTATTGAACGTAAAATACTGGTGGATCTGGCAACTCCAGAGGCCAATTTCCTACATAGCCGCCTTTCACATGCAGGTTTCAGGCGTAGCCATACCTTGGCTTATGCGCCTATTTGCGATGGCTGCTCTGCCTGTATTCCCATTCGCTTGCCTGTCAGGCGCCTTACACCTAATCGAACACAAAAACGCGCCGTACGGCGCAATGCAGACCTTACGCGCAGCCTCCTGCCCCCCACAGCAACAGATGAGCAATACGCGCTTTTCCGAAGGTATCTGGACAGCCGCCATTCAGATGGTGAAATGGCAGGCATGTCCATGCATGATTACCGAATTATGGTGGAAGAAACGCCTGTAGATACACGGCTTATAGAGTTTCGAACGCCAGATTCCACATTAATGGCTGCCAGCCTGATTGATGTTCTGGAAGATGGGCTTTCTGCCGTTTACAGCTTTTATGAACCAGACTGTCCACAGCGTTCGCTTGGCAGTTTTGCCATTCTTTCCTTGGCTGAATTGGCAGTGCAAATGGAGCTGCCATATCTGTATCTGGGATATTGGGTACCAGGCAGCCCCAAAATGGCGTATAAAGAACGCTTCCAGCCCGCAGAAATTCTGCGCCACGGCACATGGCAAAAATTGGATCTCAACCAGCCCCCTCAAACAGAAAGGGCCCATCCGTTTCCGGAAGGCCCTCTGTTTTAA
- the hemB gene encoding porphobilinogen synthase codes for MMAGRFPLARPRRNRIDDFTRRLVAENTLGINNLIWPIFFMEGTNTVTEVSSMPGVHRVTLDKLAAHVEPAAKLGIPALALFPITPTEARDENGTEATNPDNLMCRAARLLKKEFPEVGLIGDVALDPYTSHGHDGLIENGYVVNDPSVTILSQQAVNQAAAGVDIIAPSDMMDGRIEAIRRDLDGNGLINTRIMSYAAKYASAFYGPFRDALGSGGMLKGDKKTYQMDPANSDEALREVEMDIAEGADMVMVKPGLPYLDIIRRVKDEFHVPTFAYQVSGEYAMLMAAIRNGWLDHERAVMESLLAFRRAGANGILTYFAIEAAERIRASFGQ; via the coding sequence ATGATGGCTGGCCGTTTTCCTCTGGCTCGCCCCCGGCGCAACCGGATTGATGATTTCACGCGCCGTTTGGTTGCTGAAAATACGTTGGGCATCAACAATCTGATCTGGCCTATCTTTTTTATGGAAGGCACCAACACGGTTACCGAGGTGTCCTCCATGCCTGGCGTACACCGTGTGACGCTAGACAAGCTGGCCGCACATGTTGAGCCCGCCGCAAAGCTGGGTATTCCGGCTTTGGCTCTTTTTCCCATCACGCCCACAGAAGCGCGGGATGAAAACGGCACGGAAGCCACAAACCCGGATAACCTGATGTGCCGGGCTGCCCGCCTGCTTAAAAAGGAATTTCCGGAAGTTGGGCTGATTGGTGACGTGGCGTTAGACCCCTACACCAGCCACGGCCACGATGGCCTGATTGAAAATGGCTACGTGGTGAATGATCCATCCGTAACCATTCTTTCCCAACAGGCTGTTAATCAGGCTGCTGCTGGTGTGGACATTATTGCCCCGTCAGACATGATGGATGGCCGTATTGAAGCTATTCGGCGTGATCTGGATGGCAACGGGCTAATCAACACCCGTATCATGTCCTACGCGGCCAAATACGCCAGTGCCTTTTATGGCCCATTCCGTGATGCTCTGGGCTCTGGCGGTATGCTGAAAGGTGATAAAAAAACCTATCAGATGGACCCCGCCAACAGCGATGAAGCCCTGCGCGAAGTGGAAATGGACATTGCTGAAGGTGCAGACATGGTGATGGTCAAACCCGGCCTGCCGTATCTGGATATCATCCGCCGTGTGAAAGATGAATTCCACGTGCCCACCTTTGCCTATCAGGTATCTGGTGAATATGCGATGCTGATGGCCGCCATCCGCAATGGCTGGCTAGACCATGAACGCGCCGTTATGGAAAGCCTTCTGGCCTTCCGCCGTGCCGGAGCCAATGGCATTTTAACTTACTTTGCTATTGAAGCCGCAGAACGTATCCGGGCATCTTTTGGCCAATAA
- a CDS encoding amino acid permease, which yields MEQKSAPSVTSAFTRCLPLDKLQAAPGLKRVLGPGSLVALGVGATIGAGLFSLTGIAASENAGPAVVLSFFIAAIACGFAGLCYSELASMIPIAGSAYTYAYVTLGEMMAWIIGWDLVLEYAVGAATVAVSWSRYVVSLLDSWGIVLPPRLTASPFETVQMPDGSMVSGLMNLPAVFITCLVSWILIRGISQSAMVNAVVVVIKLLVIAAFIGFGIHYINPANYHPFIPQNTGTFGQYGWSGIMRAAGTIFFAYIGFDAVSTTAQETKNPARDMPIGILGSLLICALAYVCFSFVMTGLVNYKDMLGDAAPVATAINRTPYPWLQLAIKIGIICGFTSVLMGMLLGQSRVFFAMSRDGLLPPMFSATHPKYQTPWMSNVFFMVIICLLSAFLPISELGHMTSIGTLLAFILVCAGVMILRRKASDHPRAFRVPGGDIIPVLGILTCGTVMVSLDELTWIRLIVWLAIGMVIYLTYGRYHSALARPSIPPDRVA from the coding sequence ATGGAGCAGAAGTCTGCCCCCTCTGTAACATCGGCATTTACGCGATGTTTGCCGCTGGACAAGCTACAGGCAGCACCTGGGCTTAAGCGTGTTCTGGGGCCGGGAAGCCTTGTGGCATTGGGTGTTGGTGCCACAATCGGGGCAGGCCTGTTTTCTCTTACCGGCATTGCTGCTTCTGAAAATGCCGGTCCTGCTGTGGTTCTTTCCTTTTTTATTGCAGCCATTGCCTGTGGCTTTGCCGGGCTGTGCTATAGTGAACTGGCCAGCATGATCCCTATTGCGGGCAGCGCCTACACCTATGCGTATGTCACACTAGGGGAAATGATGGCATGGATTATTGGCTGGGATCTGGTGCTGGAATACGCCGTGGGTGCGGCCACTGTTGCGGTCAGTTGGTCCCGGTATGTGGTGTCATTATTGGATTCGTGGGGCATAGTGCTGCCCCCGCGGCTTACGGCTTCACCCTTTGAAACCGTACAGATGCCCGATGGCAGCATGGTCTCCGGGTTAATGAACCTGCCCGCAGTTTTTATTACCTGTCTGGTTTCATGGATCCTGATCCGCGGGATCTCGCAATCCGCTATGGTGAACGCCGTTGTGGTGGTTATCAAACTGCTGGTGATTGCAGCGTTTATCGGCTTTGGCATCCACTACATTAATCCGGCCAATTATCACCCCTTTATTCCACAAAACACGGGCACATTTGGGCAGTATGGCTGGTCTGGCATTATGCGCGCTGCGGGCACTATCTTTTTTGCCTATATCGGTTTTGATGCCGTTTCCACCACAGCGCAGGAAACCAAAAATCCGGCGCGTGATATGCCCATTGGCATTCTGGGTAGCCTGCTGATTTGTGCTCTGGCTTATGTCTGCTTCTCTTTTGTAATGACCGGTCTGGTCAATTACAAAGACATGCTGGGTGATGCCGCGCCAGTGGCTACAGCCATTAACCGCACGCCCTATCCATGGCTACAACTGGCCATTAAAATTGGCATTATCTGCGGGTTTACATCCGTTCTTATGGGTATGCTTTTGGGCCAGAGCCGTGTGTTTTTTGCCATGTCCCGCGATGGCCTTCTGCCCCCCATGTTCAGCGCCACACACCCAAAATATCAGACACCGTGGATGTCCAACGTCTTTTTCATGGTCATTATCTGTCTGCTCAGCGCGTTTCTGCCCATTTCTGAGTTAGGGCACATGACATCCATCGGCACGCTTCTGGCCTTTATTCTGGTCTGTGCTGGCGTGATGATCCTGCGCCGCAAAGCGTCTGATCACCCACGTGCTTTTCGGGTTCCCGGCGGAGACATCATTCCTGTTCTGGGTATTCTCACTTGCGGCACTGTCATGGTCTCACTTGATGAGCTGACATGGATCCGGCTGATTGTGTGGCTGGCTATAGGAATGGTGATTTACCTAACCTATGGCCGTTACCACAGCGCATTAGCGCGACCCAGCATTCCGCCAGACAGGGTTGCATAA